One window from the genome of Thermococcus siculi encodes:
- a CDS encoding DUF4350 domain-containing protein — MNKTVKYMILLLLLFALITMPLTVPVFKSSTQYSMFNKNWDGTSRFAKLAYLKGKEVVPIFESFDLSNISERNGVLLIIGPNMTFTGAEIEQIKLFLERGNTLFIADDFGTGNEILRALNVPVGISNYPLWDFFYENDDRLVVSVRIEDPLLARNVTRVITNEPSGIIVTRKGEAYVSKVAMINLHRRMYPIMTELKYGKGRIVVLSDPDVLANMQFKENRQFLSNLVDYLGGDVFYFDEAHHPDFNLYTAGTVTITRVLPRDRAIKLILGIATLILLWELGVFSLLGGFIKRFISRFFHRKVDVDELALSLAREKGWDENEVMEMLRRMGG; from the coding sequence ATGAACAAGACCGTTAAGTACATGATACTTCTCCTCCTGCTCTTCGCCCTCATAACGATGCCCCTGACGGTGCCGGTGTTCAAGAGCTCCACCCAGTACAGCATGTTCAACAAGAACTGGGACGGTACCTCAAGGTTCGCAAAGCTCGCCTATCTAAAGGGTAAAGAGGTCGTCCCCATCTTTGAGTCCTTCGATCTTTCCAACATCAGCGAGAGGAACGGCGTTCTCCTCATAATCGGTCCCAACATGACCTTCACCGGGGCTGAAATAGAGCAGATAAAGCTCTTCCTTGAGCGGGGAAACACCCTCTTCATAGCGGACGACTTCGGAACCGGGAACGAGATACTCCGCGCCCTCAACGTTCCCGTTGGCATATCCAACTACCCGCTCTGGGACTTCTTCTACGAGAACGACGACAGGTTAGTGGTCTCGGTGAGGATAGAGGACCCGCTCCTGGCCAGAAACGTGACGAGGGTGATAACCAACGAGCCATCTGGCATAATAGTCACGAGGAAGGGTGAGGCCTACGTTAGCAAGGTGGCCATGATAAACCTCCACAGGAGGATGTACCCGATAATGACGGAGCTGAAGTACGGGAAGGGCAGGATAGTGGTGCTCTCAGACCCCGACGTCCTCGCGAACATGCAGTTCAAGGAGAACAGGCAGTTCCTGAGCAACCTCGTCGATTACCTGGGGGGCGACGTCTTCTACTTCGACGAGGCCCATCACCCGGACTTCAACCTCTACACCGCCGGAACCGTCACGATAACCCGCGTCCTCCCGAGGGATAGGGCCATAAAGCTCATACTTGGCATAGCGACGCTCATACTGCTCTGGGAACTCGGTGTTTTCAGTCTCTTGGGAGGGTTTATCAAGAGGTTCATCTCACGCTTCTTCCATAGGAAGGTTGACGTTGATGAACTTGCCCTCTCCCTGGCCAGGGAGAAGGGCTGGGATGAGAATGAGGTTATGGAGATGCTGAGGAGGATGGGTGGTTGA
- a CDS encoding AAA family ATPase: MILKKIQAEVGKALVGMDDTVELMTIALIANGHVLLEGVPGIAKTTLSKNFASTLGLKFSRIQMTPDILPADIIGHTFYDMRTGEFKIRKGPIFANVVLVDEINRASPKTQSALLEAMEERQVTIEGLPLKLPEPFVVLATRNPVEMEGVYELPTAQVDRFMMKIDISYLPEETEKEMLRRKSLGQFSEARQVVLQSELAQARRDAMKVHVSEAIIDYIYDVVKETRLDERVILGASPRAGEHLLYAAKVKAYLEGRAYVIPDDIKWLAVPVVAHRIVVKPEYEVEGIDGKTVVRETLERVEVPTE, translated from the coding sequence ATGATACTGAAGAAGATACAGGCCGAGGTCGGAAAGGCCCTGGTTGGAATGGATGATACGGTAGAGCTGATGACCATAGCCCTGATAGCGAACGGACACGTGCTCCTCGAGGGCGTTCCAGGAATAGCCAAGACGACGCTCAGCAAGAACTTCGCGAGCACGCTCGGTCTGAAGTTCTCGAGGATACAGATGACGCCGGACATACTGCCCGCGGACATAATAGGCCACACCTTCTATGACATGAGAACCGGGGAGTTCAAGATAAGGAAGGGTCCGATCTTCGCCAACGTCGTTCTGGTTGACGAGATAAATCGCGCCTCCCCAAAGACCCAGAGCGCCCTCCTAGAGGCCATGGAGGAGAGGCAGGTCACCATCGAGGGCCTTCCGCTCAAGCTACCAGAACCATTCGTCGTCCTGGCGACGAGGAACCCCGTCGAGATGGAGGGCGTCTACGAGCTTCCAACGGCTCAGGTCGACCGTTTCATGATGAAGATAGACATATCCTACCTCCCCGAGGAGACCGAGAAGGAGATGCTGAGGAGGAAGAGCCTTGGGCAGTTCTCCGAGGCGAGGCAGGTCGTCCTCCAGAGCGAGCTGGCCCAGGCCAGGAGGGACGCCATGAAAGTCCACGTGAGCGAGGCCATAATAGACTACATCTACGACGTCGTCAAGGAAACCAGGCTGGACGAGAGGGTGATACTCGGAGCCTCCCCGAGGGCCGGTGAACATCTCCTATACGCCGCCAAGGTCAAGGCTTACCTGGAGGGTAGGGCCTACGTCATCCCGGACGACATAAAGTGGCTCGCCGTCCCTGTGGTGGCCCACAGGATAGTCGTCAAGCCCGAGTACGAGGTTGAGGGAATAGACGGCAAGACCGTAGTCAGGGAGACCCTTGAGCGTGTAGAGGTGCCGACGGAATGA
- a CDS encoding DUF58 domain-containing protein, with amino-acid sequence MKRAAVLLSLAAVVSATSYLLGSPAAALVGVAIMAHYSLARAGFRPLVKVERHLPERGTEREPLKAVVKIENLSSLSGIVRIRETSDKAFARELKVFLRPGERKYLEQTVVPQAKGRISLRAGAVFEDELGLFKKDFPVIESGDMTVFPSPKSIREAMREKRQIEALSEAEKALGIGAETLDFEELREFLPGDDITKIDWKATSRLQKLIVRVFKRETMADVYLLINVDPGFHRELKTGKTDYLVLIISQLVAYFRRFGHNVRVIAYDERGVVKVVDHVSDPFSLIQELGLRGEKGLPALRPAAISGGSSLGRLVTRLKGGSEAHGIMKAALKVPTGSFVLMVDDLGLHPGEIMKASRLLQRRASRAALLYPNPVFFVDKGGLNEEELEVLYKAYRERKTVMKKVMAWVRVIEVGPKDLLPVVVRKL; translated from the coding sequence ATGAAGCGAGCGGCGGTTCTCCTCTCCCTCGCTGCGGTGGTTTCGGCAACTTCCTACCTCCTGGGCAGTCCGGCCGCGGCACTGGTGGGCGTGGCCATAATGGCCCACTACTCCCTGGCCAGGGCGGGTTTTAGGCCACTGGTTAAGGTTGAGAGGCACCTGCCCGAGAGGGGAACCGAGAGGGAGCCGCTGAAGGCCGTCGTCAAAATCGAGAACCTTTCTTCCCTTTCTGGAATTGTTCGCATCAGGGAGACGTCGGATAAGGCCTTTGCCAGGGAGCTGAAGGTTTTCCTCAGGCCGGGGGAGAGGAAGTACCTCGAGCAGACCGTGGTTCCCCAGGCTAAGGGGAGGATAAGCCTGAGGGCCGGGGCGGTCTTTGAGGACGAACTGGGTTTGTTTAAAAAAGACTTCCCGGTTATCGAGAGCGGGGACATGACAGTGTTTCCATCACCGAAGAGCATACGTGAGGCCATGAGGGAGAAGAGGCAGATAGAGGCCCTCTCAGAGGCCGAGAAAGCCCTGGGGATCGGGGCCGAGACGCTGGACTTCGAGGAACTCAGGGAATTCCTCCCCGGGGACGACATCACCAAGATAGACTGGAAGGCCACCTCGAGGCTCCAGAAGCTCATCGTCAGGGTCTTCAAGAGGGAGACGATGGCGGACGTCTATCTGCTTATCAACGTCGATCCAGGCTTCCACCGCGAGCTTAAGACCGGGAAGACCGACTACCTGGTTCTCATAATCTCCCAGCTCGTTGCCTACTTCAGGCGCTTCGGCCACAATGTGAGGGTCATTGCCTACGACGAGCGCGGCGTTGTCAAGGTCGTGGACCACGTCAGTGATCCCTTCTCCCTCATCCAGGAGCTGGGGCTGAGGGGGGAAAAGGGCCTGCCGGCGCTCAGGCCCGCAGCTATTTCGGGAGGCTCGTCCCTAGGAAGGCTGGTGACCCGGCTCAAAGGCGGTTCCGAGGCCCATGGAATAATGAAAGCTGCCCTCAAGGTCCCCACGGGTTCCTTCGTCCTCATGGTCGATGACCTCGGCCTCCATCCCGGTGAGATCATGAAGGCCTCCCGGCTGCTCCAGAGGAGGGCCTCCAGGGCGGCGCTGCTCTACCCGAACCCCGTTTTCTTCGTGGATAAGGGGGGGCTTAACGAGGAAGAGCTTGAGGTTCTCTACAAAGCCTATCGCGAGAGAAAAACGGTCATGAAAAAAGTCATGGCGTGGGTTAGGGTCATCGAGGTCGGGCCAAAGGATCTCCTGCCTGTGGTGGTGAGGAAGCTATGA
- a CDS encoding exosortase/archaeosortase family protein: protein MRRSEGFAIFSMLFAVVLFAIMPTPPMLYLSLIYSVAVLLLRNSIKPKPLRLDWPTVLGAGFIVISPLFVLFKWGETPSPSMFQALLFLGVSLILFDFRTMVLPDSILLLEILLSWITRTGIGIYTLNWFSGLFVDMTSYLVRGLIDIFNVPILMRGNVAVVRNSIVIIGFGCSGLDAFVLYLLASLFLIYLRKSDRGEAALLLLGSLGIIPLNAVRIFTLLVIGYHSGISFLELFHSHLGDLMFLVYVFFYWWLVLKKLGE, encoded by the coding sequence TTGAGGAGGAGTGAGGGATTTGCTATTTTTTCTATGTTGTTTGCCGTGGTGCTGTTCGCGATAATGCCTACCCCTCCGATGCTCTATCTTAGTCTTATTTACTCAGTGGCTGTTCTGCTATTGAGGAATTCCATTAAGCCTAAACCCCTCAGATTGGACTGGCCGACTGTCCTTGGAGCTGGATTTATTGTTATTTCACCCCTGTTTGTTTTGTTCAAGTGGGGTGAAACTCCAAGCCCCTCAATGTTCCAAGCGCTATTGTTCCTTGGCGTCTCTTTGATACTGTTTGATTTTAGAACAATGGTCTTACCGGATTCTATTCTCCTTTTAGAAATATTGTTATCTTGGATTACGCGGACGGGGATAGGCATCTATACGCTTAACTGGTTCAGCGGCCTCTTCGTTGACATGACCTCCTACCTGGTCCGCGGCTTGATAGACATTTTCAACGTGCCCATACTAATGAGGGGGAACGTCGCCGTCGTGAGGAACAGTATAGTTATCATAGGTTTTGGTTGTTCTGGTTTAGACGCCTTCGTTCTTTACCTCTTGGCTTCCCTCTTTCTGATCTACCTGAGAAAATCCGACAGAGGGGAAGCGGCTTTGCTTCTTCTAGGTTCCTTGGGTATAATTCCCCTCAACGCGGTCAGAATATTCACTCTTCTCGTTATAGGCTACCACAGCGGCATCTCCTTCCTTGAGCTCTTCCACTCCCACCTCGGGGACTTGATGTTTTTAGTGTATGTCTTCTTCTACTGGTGGCTGGTGCTGAAGAAGCTCGGGGAGTGA
- a CDS encoding carbohydrate-binding protein, giving the protein MGRMFGLLITTSLILLSLVPNLWVNQASAYPTADGNPFNWVYDNVKALDGHDDLWYWYNDGDDYARDIIAFYYSENPDTITMRIDVTNLAIGEEENANWYILLDFAAGGQTWLPDYLSDSSGNGIQSGIEWDLAVAIYDTNNYNVYLPDWSTRNDAVKAITLNSEYDFIEVELYKDKIPNFPPGGQVHFQVISAKDFSTPYRVTDSMPDNLQYYFTSDDHVGTAKVAFVHHGNQHIGYTDVFCGGIGTGFDEVLRVHDRYKVPVNLHMSGVLLESMLWNDPNCGDFIFRDEISKGISEGWISILTSAYGQHIMPFFPVDVNVKSLAKENELIWDVFHYNPRVAWVVERVWETKMSDGDPVNGVKSDPWEYFAAVDPADGEPYVHAVILDDETHGNGVSNPRKVYQLPNGLLKVFFIDDWLKDAIYNSNDWDSDSWRSIKEHWLDLALDSDQEQIDVYADDWEKAAGVANWQTDPQRYIYAVEYVAAHPWIQAVRLDEVLSWNPSQGGRFWGDGGDYWPTPGTYSEIGGTSGYGGTGDVDGDGNADRNAWYKDWAINYYPYNCPKSAGGLWWDAYQELENLKNDGVDNNLVELSWTTLIANLYETGWHDGITGPISGWEKEITSHLRHALPYAYAAQWLNDNDKSLTAYWRNVDDDNDNEIVIQNDRVYAVIDPIGGRIGWLFDSNGHVVIGNSMALWSGTEGDYNDGNHVWGLSDAYDDGTYENNYYQLRIVDDGTDGKVVVAAKSPNGGFTKYIELRQGWPYIRVTYRNVTRTIYVKTGFSPGVSDMLKNGKANIQRTWLYDGKVAGYYNAQTDTLAAYVIPGPASFNRGEDWRTLAIVDEIKFNEDATFYIYSGPWNSSFFGELLSEPIAGSVTTTPDRPLAGDAITVYYNASGGPLNDTTSVILHWGHDDWKDVTDTTMTYENGFWKARISTQASWGSIDFVFTNNSAQDDNGGREYHVYLTPSSIPTNVQALLTGDESSWGTYLPATNSGEIKDGEYVWNDAVDDEHSTRNYPWDRDSYDMESVRVRADGSYVYFSIKLKNLSAIGKFGGPIIAIPVNTGSGANQGVPYDGSLTYTPGWDYWVVVDLSISGVPDSTIFGSPGVQVYDSTLTEVPGDYYAIASTTNNVIQVVVPRTILGDPNEINFNVLVFLGDGTGGAVDPGSPKVVDLMGTSTTDEELADGSIDYSESVDLTNVPFFSDTTTAGALAVLLAIGVFWFFRRH; this is encoded by the coding sequence ATGGGGAGAATGTTCGGCCTTTTAATAACAACCTCGCTCATATTACTCTCCCTCGTTCCCAACCTCTGGGTCAATCAGGCATCCGCCTACCCCACAGCTGACGGGAACCCCTTCAACTGGGTCTATGACAACGTCAAGGCCCTGGACGGTCACGACGACCTCTGGTACTGGTACAATGACGGGGATGACTACGCGAGGGACATCATAGCGTTCTATTACTCAGAGAACCCAGATACAATAACGATGCGCATAGATGTTACAAACCTGGCTATCGGCGAGGAGGAAAACGCCAACTGGTACATCCTCCTAGATTTTGCGGCGGGAGGCCAGACCTGGCTTCCAGACTACCTCTCAGACAGCAGCGGGAACGGCATCCAGAGCGGGATAGAGTGGGATCTCGCGGTCGCCATATATGACACAAACAATTATAACGTCTACCTCCCCGACTGGAGCACTAGGAACGATGCGGTAAAGGCCATAACCCTCAACTCGGAGTACGACTTCATAGAAGTGGAACTTTACAAGGATAAGATACCCAACTTCCCGCCGGGCGGACAGGTGCACTTCCAGGTCATTTCGGCCAAAGATTTCTCCACTCCCTACAGGGTGACTGATTCCATGCCCGACAACCTCCAGTACTACTTCACAAGCGATGACCACGTTGGAACCGCGAAGGTGGCCTTCGTCCACCACGGCAACCAGCACATTGGCTACACCGACGTCTTCTGCGGCGGCATCGGGACGGGTTTTGACGAGGTACTCCGCGTCCACGACCGATACAAGGTGCCTGTTAATCTCCACATGAGCGGTGTGCTCCTCGAGTCGATGCTCTGGAACGACCCCAACTGCGGGGACTTCATCTTCAGGGACGAAATCAGTAAAGGAATCTCCGAGGGGTGGATAAGTATCCTGACGTCCGCATACGGTCAGCACATAATGCCCTTCTTCCCAGTGGACGTGAACGTAAAAAGCCTTGCCAAGGAGAATGAGTTGATATGGGATGTCTTCCATTACAATCCCAGGGTAGCGTGGGTCGTTGAAAGGGTGTGGGAGACGAAGATGAGCGATGGGGACCCAGTGAATGGTGTTAAAAGCGACCCGTGGGAGTACTTCGCCGCCGTTGACCCTGCAGACGGGGAACCGTATGTTCACGCTGTCATACTGGACGATGAAACCCACGGAAACGGGGTCTCTAACCCGCGCAAGGTTTACCAGCTCCCCAACGGCCTGCTGAAGGTGTTTTTCATTGATGACTGGCTCAAAGACGCCATCTATAACTCAAACGACTGGGACTCGGACAGCTGGAGAAGCATAAAGGAACACTGGCTCGATCTGGCACTGGACAGCGATCAGGAGCAGATAGACGTCTATGCAGATGACTGGGAGAAAGCCGCAGGTGTTGCCAACTGGCAGACCGATCCTCAGAGATACATCTACGCGGTTGAGTACGTTGCCGCCCATCCGTGGATACAGGCGGTCAGACTGGATGAGGTTCTCTCCTGGAACCCAAGCCAGGGGGGACGCTTCTGGGGCGACGGCGGAGATTACTGGCCCACCCCGGGCACGTACAGCGAAATCGGCGGGACGAGCGGCTACGGCGGAACTGGGGACGTTGACGGCGATGGAAACGCCGACAGGAACGCCTGGTACAAGGACTGGGCCATCAACTACTACCCCTACAACTGCCCCAAGTCCGCGGGCGGTCTGTGGTGGGACGCATATCAGGAACTTGAGAATCTGAAGAACGATGGAGTAGACAACAACCTCGTCGAGCTGTCCTGGACCACTTTGATAGCAAACCTCTACGAGACTGGCTGGCATGATGGAATAACCGGCCCGATAAGCGGATGGGAGAAGGAGATCACCTCTCACCTCAGGCACGCCTTACCATACGCATACGCCGCCCAGTGGCTAAATGACAATGATAAATCCTTAACAGCCTACTGGAGGAACGTGGACGACGATAACGACAACGAGATAGTTATCCAGAACGATAGAGTGTACGCGGTCATCGATCCCATCGGGGGGAGGATAGGCTGGCTTTTCGACTCAAATGGTCACGTCGTCATTGGGAACTCGATGGCCCTCTGGAGCGGCACGGAGGGGGACTACAACGACGGGAACCACGTCTGGGGGCTGAGTGATGCCTACGACGATGGAACCTATGAGAATAACTACTACCAGCTTAGGATAGTTGACGACGGAACGGATGGAAAGGTCGTAGTAGCGGCAAAGAGTCCAAACGGGGGTTTTACCAAGTACATCGAGCTCCGTCAGGGGTGGCCTTACATCAGGGTAACCTACAGAAACGTCACCAGAACCATCTACGTCAAGACAGGATTTTCACCCGGTGTGAGCGACATGTTGAAGAACGGCAAAGCAAACATTCAGAGAACCTGGCTCTACGATGGAAAAGTGGCCGGCTACTACAACGCCCAGACCGACACACTGGCGGCCTATGTAATACCCGGTCCTGCCTCGTTCAACCGGGGGGAGGATTGGAGGACGCTGGCGATAGTCGATGAAATAAAGTTCAACGAAGATGCGACGTTTTACATTTATTCAGGCCCTTGGAACTCTTCGTTTTTCGGAGAGCTATTGAGCGAGCCGATAGCAGGTTCCGTCACCACCACCCCCGATAGACCACTAGCTGGTGATGCTATCACTGTGTATTACAACGCGAGCGGGGGGCCACTGAACGATACCACTTCAGTGATCCTCCACTGGGGCCACGATGACTGGAAAGACGTTACCGACACGACCATGACGTACGAGAACGGCTTCTGGAAGGCCAGGATAAGCACTCAAGCAAGCTGGGGTTCAATAGACTTCGTTTTCACAAACAACAGTGCCCAAGATGATAACGGCGGAAGGGAGTACCACGTTTACCTGACCCCGAGTAGCATCCCTACAAACGTACAGGCCCTCCTTACAGGGGACGAGAGCTCATGGGGCACATACCTCCCGGCTACAAACAGCGGAGAGATCAAGGACGGAGAGTACGTATGGAACGACGCCGTGGATGACGAGCACTCAACGAGGAACTATCCGTGGGACAGGGACAGCTACGATATGGAGAGCGTCCGCGTAAGGGCTGACGGGTCATACGTGTACTTCTCGATAAAACTCAAAAACCTCTCCGCCATTGGAAAGTTTGGAGGCCCCATCATAGCGATTCCAGTAAACACGGGAAGCGGAGCAAACCAGGGAGTACCCTATGATGGCTCCCTGACGTACACTCCCGGATGGGATTACTGGGTGGTGGTAGATCTTTCCATTTCTGGAGTCCCTGACTCTACCATCTTTGGAAGTCCCGGGGTACAGGTCTACGACTCCACACTCACCGAAGTGCCTGGGGACTACTACGCCATAGCCTCAACGACGAACAACGTCATCCAGGTTGTGGTTCCAAGGACAATTCTCGGGGATCCCAATGAGATCAACTTCAATGTCCTTGTGTTCCTAGGCGACGGCACGGGGGGTGCTGTGGATCCGGGTTCACCAAAAGTCGTTGACTTGATGGGTACATCAACCACAGATGAGGAGCTCGCGGATGGCTCAATAGATTACTCGGAGAGCGTCGACCTAACAAACGTTCCATTCTTCAGCGACACCACTACCGCAGGAGCCTTAGCAGTCCTGCTCGCAATTGGAGTCTTTTGGTTCTTCAGGAGGCACTGA
- a CDS encoding DUF1616 domain-containing protein: MGEPTRAKKYWDLITIIALSILLDLLIFYSPDSLLRKVLGLTFVLFFPGYVFITALFPNRKELDNLERLALSFGLSIAIVPLIGLGLNYTPLGIRLIPILVSLTIFNVVLALAAIYRRAKAFEPWIPWITLDRIREELEWEHSSRIDKALTVFLIIAILASIGTLGYVITHPKPGETFTEFYILGPGGNATDYPTDLRVGQNGTVIIGIVNHEHRNVTYYVQMWLVNLTWDNTTNTTIIHEMYPMPGWFNVTLPHVPVDIEGNWTPQFEKNYTFSIDRHGKWQVWFLLFKDNQPKLPPAPPDGNYAETDARNLILDAINGTIQSLKLNIEVKP; encoded by the coding sequence ATGGGCGAACCCACCAGGGCCAAAAAATACTGGGACTTAATCACAATCATCGCGCTTTCAATCCTCCTTGACCTGCTTATCTTCTACTCTCCGGACAGCCTCCTCAGAAAGGTCCTGGGCTTAACCTTCGTCCTCTTCTTCCCGGGCTACGTCTTCATAACAGCGCTGTTCCCCAACAGGAAGGAACTCGACAACCTGGAGAGGCTGGCCTTAAGCTTCGGCCTGAGCATAGCGATAGTCCCCCTCATCGGCCTGGGCCTCAACTATACTCCCTTGGGAATAAGGCTCATCCCCATCCTCGTGAGCCTGACTATCTTCAACGTCGTTCTCGCCCTCGCGGCGATCTACCGCAGGGCAAAGGCCTTCGAACCTTGGATTCCGTGGATAACCCTCGACCGGATCAGGGAGGAGCTGGAGTGGGAGCACTCCAGCAGGATTGACAAGGCACTCACGGTCTTCCTCATAATCGCCATCCTGGCCTCAATCGGGACCCTAGGCTACGTAATAACCCACCCGAAGCCCGGCGAGACCTTCACCGAGTTCTACATCCTCGGGCCGGGGGGGAATGCCACGGACTATCCTACCGACCTCCGGGTCGGCCAGAACGGGACGGTGATAATAGGCATTGTCAATCACGAGCACAGGAACGTCACCTACTATGTCCAGATGTGGCTGGTGAACCTCACGTGGGACAACACTACTAACACAACGATTATTCACGAGATGTATCCGATGCCGGGCTGGTTCAACGTGACGCTTCCACACGTCCCCGTGGATATTGAGGGCAACTGGACTCCCCAGTTTGAGAAGAACTACACCTTCAGCATCGACAGACACGGAAAGTGGCAGGTCTGGTTCCTCCTCTTCAAGGACAACCAGCCGAAACTCCCACCAGCGCCGCCTGATGGGAACTACGCCGAAACCGACGCGAGGAACCTCATACTCGACGCCATCAACGGGACGATACAGAGCCTGAAGCTGAACATTGAGGTGAAGCCCTAG
- a CDS encoding STT3 domain-containing protein — translation MRSENAFDFLRSLWERMLEPKYAVLILTVIASAIRLLPMRFRYLLGYDPYFHLAYIRYALQKGEWVNFFPYTYAPYGSLVRGPLGFWMTPAYIYRLLSHLGLSLYNSFRLTPVVFGVLTVVFLYLSILLLYGKVEAFLSAFFLSVMFAHVFRSMAGYYRGDNYMLFWYSLSLFGISLALSKKAPSWRYKRLGFYLIPGFSAGFAAIFWQAYYPIFGFLLANAIGIGTGAFLLRKDKYIWDSLILVLAGAGGALLANFLGGRFRYGMLAVSWGLGRWIAKEFGLHSDLINDTFLLFYLKYAVPLSLGLLVLLLIFSRLIRDNRLFLRLLVVSAYALTVILVGLKYYGLVSELLAKLFPASPIAETQRTALSDLWAAYGLGGIISPFFFLGFVPSRIKVRDFLLLGLLLLVLPMILLWTRFLFIGSFVIALMAGIGLVRMYEVLCPRMWNNSPAAVFMLALLISLPLTTAIQGVHNTLTLKPIMDDHWERGLTYLGKNSNITDVVLDWWDHGYWIIYYSQRSVIAQAGPNRWVSQYYLGLRSEKELMKMGVDYIIVSYDAIMKFGSLLETANVSPREYALVVLPGRESYGNLFVFSNGLYSLIAAPGKTWDVKVNLGNSIVIPKRVFVETPATLGEVSLSGRPTADVYVYINLNYGYAVIMNGRTFDTPLARLMFTSNYSRAYSLLYSDGGYIKVFRFEHPNVVVIQENSSIVLKFTNSTGTGLRIYGYLDNGTLVFKKRYGVKRKEEFVLPENINGSVVVRYIYAQEKTILDRGVFRIDDV, via the coding sequence ATGAGGAGTGAGAACGCTTTCGATTTCCTGCGCTCCCTCTGGGAGCGTATGCTCGAACCCAAATACGCGGTTTTAATCCTGACGGTTATTGCCTCCGCTATCAGACTCCTGCCCATGAGGTTCAGGTACCTCCTTGGCTATGACCCCTATTTCCATCTCGCCTACATTAGATACGCTCTCCAAAAAGGTGAGTGGGTAAACTTTTTTCCGTATACCTATGCTCCATACGGTTCTCTAGTAAGAGGACCGCTGGGGTTCTGGATGACTCCAGCGTACATTTATAGACTTCTCTCGCATCTTGGACTCTCCCTGTATAACTCATTTAGATTAACCCCCGTGGTCTTTGGTGTTCTGACTGTTGTTTTTCTTTACCTGTCCATACTCCTCCTGTACGGGAAGGTGGAGGCCTTTCTCTCGGCTTTCTTTCTCTCGGTGATGTTCGCTCATGTTTTCCGCTCGATGGCGGGCTATTACCGCGGTGACAACTACATGCTGTTCTGGTACAGTTTATCTTTATTTGGAATATCTCTTGCACTGTCTAAAAAAGCCCCTTCGTGGAGATACAAACGGCTGGGTTTCTACCTTATTCCTGGATTCTCAGCGGGATTTGCAGCTATATTCTGGCAAGCTTACTATCCAATATTCGGTTTCCTACTGGCGAATGCCATCGGGATCGGCACTGGAGCATTTTTGCTCAGAAAGGATAAATACATCTGGGATTCTCTGATATTGGTCCTGGCAGGGGCTGGAGGTGCTTTACTGGCCAATTTCCTTGGGGGTAGATTTCGTTATGGAATGCTAGCAGTGTCCTGGGGCTTGGGAAGATGGATTGCTAAAGAGTTTGGTCTTCACTCGGATCTCATCAATGATACTTTTCTTCTGTTTTACTTAAAATACGCTGTACCACTATCGCTGGGACTTCTCGTGTTGCTCTTGATTTTTTCAAGGCTGATAAGGGACAACAGGCTTTTTTTAAGGCTACTCGTCGTGAGTGCATACGCTCTCACAGTCATTTTGGTCGGCCTGAAGTATTATGGTTTGGTGAGTGAATTACTTGCCAAGCTGTTCCCTGCATCCCCTATAGCTGAGACCCAGAGGACGGCATTATCTGATCTGTGGGCTGCGTACGGGCTAGGTGGGATTATCTCCCCATTTTTCTTCTTGGGATTCGTCCCCTCAAGAATCAAAGTTAGGGATTTTCTCCTCCTGGGTCTTTTGCTACTGGTTCTCCCTATGATTTTGCTCTGGACTAGGTTTCTCTTCATAGGCTCCTTTGTAATAGCCCTCATGGCCGGTATTGGGCTAGTGAGGATGTACGAAGTGCTGTGTCCTCGGATGTGGAATAATAGTCCCGCGGCCGTTTTCATGTTAGCATTGCTGATATCTCTCCCATTAACCACTGCAATTCAGGGAGTACACAATACTCTAACCCTCAAACCAATTATGGATGACCACTGGGAACGGGGATTGACGTATCTGGGTAAAAATTCCAATATCACCGATGTGGTTCTAGATTGGTGGGATCATGGCTACTGGATTATATATTACTCCCAGCGGTCTGTAATAGCACAGGCTGGACCTAACAGGTGGGTGTCTCAGTATTACCTGGGCCTGAGGAGTGAAAAGGAGCTTATGAAAATGGGGGTTGATTACATCATTGTCTCTTATGATGCTATTATGAAATTTGGATCCCTACTGGAGACAGCCAACGTCTCTCCTAGAGAATATGCCCTCGTAGTGCTACCTGGGAGAGAATCCTATGGGAACCTGTTCGTGTTCTCAAACGGCCTATACTCGCTTATAGCTGCCCCTGGGAAAACATGGGACGTTAAGGTGAACTTGGGGAACAGTATCGTTATTCCGAAGCGCGTTTTTGTTGAGACTCCTGCCACTCTTGGTGAGGTTTCTCTCTCAGGCAGGCCTACAGCGGATGTCTACGTCTACATAAACCTGAACTACGGTTACGCTGTCATAATGAACGGGAGAACCTTTGATACACCCCTTGCGAGGCTCATGTTCACCAGCAACTACTCCCGTGCCTACAGCCTCCTGTACTCGGACGGAGGCTACATCAAGGTGTTCCGCTTCGAGCACCCGAACGTGGTGGTCATCCAGGAAAACAGTTCAATAGTTCTGAAGTTTACTAACTCGACCGGAACTGGCCTTCGGATATACGGCTATCTCGACAATGGGACGCTTGTCTTCAAGAAGCGGTATGGCGTTAAGAGGAAGGAGGAGTTCGTGCTCCCGGAGAATATAAATGGCAGTGTTGTCGTGCGGTACATTTACGCGCAGGAGAAGACCATTCTGGACAGGGGAGTTTTCAGGATTGATGATGTCTGA